The DNA region TACGAGTTGAGAAACTGCAACACTGAtaaagagagaaagtagaaaaatGCTGGAGAGAGTAGATGAAAACAGAGCAAATAGGTAAAAGAGTTACAGTGATGAATTTGATATATAGAGCTTCTTAGTTAACTAACTTCATCATTCGAGTGATAGCATCACCAACTTACAAAGGTGAAATGCTTCAGGAGGAAGGAACCTAAAATTGGTCGTTGAAAgtactcttaaaaaaataataatatatatttattatttgcgATGAATGTAATCTAAATTCTAGAACATAGTCAACATACACTACATACATAATCTCTCTACTTCAATCCTTACTACATGGGCACAGGACTGTTGAAAACTTAAAATGGTTGTACATAATTACtagttgtttattatatattaatatattaatacaaTATAAATTtagatctttttaattttaattttttatttaaaagagttaagtgtaattttttattattaaatattttttttacaatttttttgtctcatttataaaacaaataataaaaaattacattttaccattttcaatttgaatttgaatcaaaatcCTGCCCAATTACTTCTTTATTTGAGAATTGCTAGGTACCCAACTTTAAGAACAAGTACTTGTCAATCACACACAGCTCTACGTGTCGGCAATAAAACTCTCCACTTGTGGCTCACAAATCACTTTACTACTTtcctattatatattaaaatagatagACATATCTATCTTATTAGATACTTACTAATTAAAAGTGGATGTAAATGTCATTACTCTGGAACAGCACTATTCtataccaaaaagaaaaaaaaaacataggatCAGAACATCTTAAAAATCATCATTGTCATCATGGCTGTCATGAATTTCCAGTGTTACTTGTCGGAAGGGTAGCCACTCAGAATCGGTGGGGTTGTAGATGTATAGCTAAGAGGACGATCAGAAGCAGAAAAATTGTAGTAACTACCTTTTTCGCCGTCTTTCTGCTTCTTGTGGCGGTCGGAGCAGGACAGCACCGCCACTATGTTCTTGAATATTCTAATCTTGACTCGGACCTTTTTCGGCGGCAACATTTGTGTGTCTCTGACGGTGGTTGTTATTCGTTTGGCATTTGCATCGGTTATTGAagtgaaaaacagagaaattaaacaagaaagtGAACAAATGGTAGTTGGAGAAGGTAGAATCTCAAAAAGACAAAAAGAATAAGAATGAAGAGCGAAAACAGATACaaactttttgttttagttgtgaattgtgaattatgaattgtAATGAGAGTGAAGCGTGAATTCGAGTGATAACTGTGTTATAAAGAGATCAGAGAGTAACTATAACAGTCTTGCTGTTGAAgtttctccatttttacatgtttCATCGTAgagttttagtttatttatttattttaatagattctaaaaatatataaaaaattacaacTTAAAAGATTTTGGAAATCGAACAAGTATTTAAAAACTTATAATGCTAGACTTATATCAATCATCTTATACATGCACAAAAATAAATCATTGAATTGCATATTGAAATATGTATTtgatcttttataaaaaaattattataaataaattttattattaagttattatagatttaattattttgttatggcagatttaattattctaaaatttgattatttaattaaaaatatacaaaataatataattatttatataaattacatactaattaattttatatttttttatgtataaataacataaaaattaaaatatattttatttattattttattagcaGATCATGTTTTAATGAGTACTGTACTCtactttttgaatttaaattctctaaatgttgaacttttattttaaagagtaaagtgtgatttctcacccttaaatagttttttttatcatattttctctagatcccacctataaaataaattgtaaaaaatcacactttatcttataaaatgaaattcaaaatttagaggatccaaattttgACTTTTACGTAAACATTTGTCTAAGAGAAtagactaataaaaaaataaaaatataaacattaCAATTTTCTAAAAACTTAATTTTCCTTTAgaaatttaatactttatttcAAAAACGTTcataaacttattttattttttctctaaattttataagtttcttatatatttttttcaaaaatatacttACCTTataacttttgttttttttttatatattcacaatttttttttttttggtgaactagGGGGTCAAGGACCCAaaggaaagaaaacaaacaagcaaaGCAGAACTAAAACTCAAGACCCCCTTAAACAGAGGGTCTCGAAACAGTCACTAGAGAAGAGCAAAACTAATAAAAGGGGGGTGGGCTTGATCAATCACAGGGAGTTCCTGTCCCTTCTTAGCAAGGAGATCAGTCACAAAGTTAGCTTTACGAAGAGAATGTAGCCATGTGATTTTCTGGATTCTAGTTGTCAAGACATGGATATCCTGAATCAGTGGGGCATAAGGGTGGGCTGGGCGGCATCCGCGGTTGATGAAGTTAATGGCCTCAGCCGAGTCAGATTCCACAATGAGATTCTGGTAGCCATTAGTAGTAGCAATGTTTAGACCATGTATCACTGCCCATAATTCTGCATGCATAATTGAGCAGTTTTCCAGATTACAGGAGAACCCTTTTAAGAATCTCTCATTCGAATATATGAAGACACCACCACAAGTAGCAATATTAGTATGTCCAAATCATGAACCGTCGGCATTAACTTTAACACAGTCTTCCTCAGGCCGAGACCAACTTATAAGAGAGACACCGGCAGTTTGGATATTATGCGGTTTCAAGTTGCTTCTAGCAATTCTGAAAAACTCCTCCGATCGCGCCCGAATCTGGTTAATGGCCGTTGTGACATGGACCGATTTTTCATTGAAAACAAGCTTATTTTTGAGGTACCATATAGACGACATCGCAACACCAAAGAGGCAATTCCAACTATTATTGGCCATCAGGTTTTGAGATAACCACTCATTGAGGTCTGTACTGAGAAAAAAATCTATCCCATTAGGGGGGATAAGCCTTTGCCAGATGCTTTTAGCATAGGGGCAGTCTTGAAGTACATGCATAGCTGATTCTTCTTGGCACCGGCACCTTGGGCAAGAATCATCATTGGTCAAGTGTCTTCGCCTTTTCTCTGAGTTTGTAAGAATAGCATTGTGAGTTACCAGCCATAGAAAAGTTCTGACATGTTCAGGGCCTTGCCAATTCCACACCAACCGGAAGTTCTTATTTGGAACCTGTTGGTCCTTCATGGTTAGCTGGTATGCTGACTTTGTACTGAAGGATCCATCGGAAGAAGGCCCCCAGGCTAGGTGGTCAGCTTCCTTCCAAGGGGGTGGGGGAGAAATAGCTACAATCTTCTTAGTAATCTCCTCTGGCAGCATCCTTTGTAGTTTGTCCATATCCCACTGCCCTGAGATATCAAGAAATTCCATCAGCATCTCAGAAAAATTAAGACTATTGCTTACATGGTTTGTGGATTCACTTAGGCGGCCTACTCCCGGAACCCAGTAGTGATCCCTGAATCGAATTTGGGATCCATCGCCAACTCTCCAAATGCAGTTGCGTTCCACATTGTCCCAAAAGGCACATATACCCTTCTAGAGGTTGGAATTACTTTGCCTTCTAGCCACTTTGGGCATAGTGTCGTTGCTGCAGCCATATTTTGATCGGAGGACCCTGGCCCAGAGATCATCCTTCCTTGCTACAAGCCCCCATCCAGCCTTCATCATAAAATCTTGGTTCATGTGATCTGCATGTCTAATGCCCAACCAACCAGATTGTTTCGGCTCACATAATTTTTTCCAATTAAGGAGGTGAACCTTTTTATTTTGGTCTGTGTCGCCCCAAATAAAATTTCTGCAAATACTCTTAATAGAATTACAAGTAGCAGTAGGTAATAAGGCAGATTGCATATTATATAAAGGTATAGAAGAAAGGACTGATTTCACCAGAGTTGTTCTTCCGGCCAAGGAGAGAGTGGAGGCTTTCCAAGAGTTCAATCTGGCATGGAGTTTGTTGATACTACCCTCAAAAGTGTTCTTTGTTACTTTAGCGTGAAGAATGGGAACTCCTAAATACTTCTCCAAATTGTCTGTTCTGGCAAATTGCAAGACATTACTAATCACTGTTCGCACAGTGTGACCCATATTCCCGGAGAAAAAGACTCTAGTTTTTTCTTTGCTAACATTCTGGCCGGAGCTTTGACAGAAAGCTTCAAGACATTTATTTATGATGGCTTGGTTGACACTGGCTTCTGCAAAGAGAATAATATCATCCGCAAAGCACAAGTGAGAGATAGGCGGCCCATCCTTCTTTAGACGAATAGGCTTCCAAACATCTTGCTCCACAGCTGTACTAATGAGTTGGGAAAGTTTTTCAATGCAAAGAACAAAAATATACGGAGAGATGGATCTCCTTGTCTGATTCTTCTGGTTGGTGAGAATTCCTCCAGTTCCTCCCCATTCCACAACACCCTTATTCTGGCAGTTGAGATACATGAGAGGGTTAGATTAATGAAATTCTGGGGGAACCCAATGTCCATAAGGGTCTCCTTAATAAAGCTCCATTTGAGCCTGTCATATGCTTTTTCAAGATCAATCTTAATGGTCATCCAGcctttttctcctcctttttttgtCTCATGGAGTGAATGACTTCTTGTGTGATGATGATGTTATCAGAGCTCTGTCTTCTGGGAATAAAGCTGCACTGATTAGGCATAACCAACTTGTTCATGACACTTCTCAACCTCTTAGCCAGGATTTTTGTAATCACCTTATAAGAAACATTACAGAGGCTGATGGGTCTCAGCTGCTTTAGGTGTGTCACAGGTTCTATTTTTGGGATAAGAGTAATAAGTGTCTGATTTACCTCTTCAACTTTATCCGGGTGCTGAAAAATGTTTTTAGTCAGATTGCATACGTCACTGCCAATTTTTGTTCCACTCACTTTGGTAGAAGATAGCTTGAAGTCCGTCTTTGCCGGGGGCCTTCTAACTACCAATGTTGAACATCGCATCCTTGATCTCCTCATCTGTCACGTTACGTCCTAAGGTGTTGTTGTCTGAGCTATTCATAGTAGGAAACATGTTCTTCAGAATAAAGGGAGTATGGTTTGTGTTGTCTGTGTAGAGATTATAGAAAAAGGAAGTGGCCATATGTTCAAGCGTAACCTTCTCAGTTATCCAGTCACTGGTGTCATTCCGGAGGGAAACTATTTTGTTTCTGCGTCTTCTAACCATAGTGGAGCCATGGAAGAATTTAGTGTTACGATCCCCAAAATTGATCCACTTACTTCTAGCTTTTTGGAACCAGAGAAATTCTTCTTGAAGGAGAATCTATTCATACTCCACCCACAGCTCTTTTTGAAGCTTATCAAGATAGGAGTTATGAGAGTGCCCCAAACTAGAGTTAAATCCTTGGAGTCTTCTGAGAATTCTATGCTTTTGTCTGAAGATGTCACCGAATAACGACTTGTTCCACTCCTTGATCCTATTCTTAAAGTTTACTATGCCTTCAGCCCAAGAGCCCTGATTATTCCAAGACGCACCAACAGCATTTCCAAAGTCAGGGTGCATGATCAATGCCGCAAGGAAGCAGAACGGCCTTCTTCCTCTATTCTGCTCGCTAACGGGAGAAAGTTGCAGGCAAATAGGAGAGTGGTCTGATTTCAACATGGGCATATGTTTAACAATAGCCTCTGGGAATGCAAGTTGCCATTCCAGGTTGCTCAAATCCCGGTCTAACCTCTCAACAAGATTGCCCCTCTTCCAAGTGTATGGCCAGCCCGCAAACCCCAAATCAATCAGGCCACAAGCTGCAACACACTCTTGAAACTCTTTACATGCACAATGATTGTTACTCAGCGCTCCACCACTTTTCTTATGGTTGTGTAACATAGCATTAAAGTCACCCACCAGACACCAGGGGAGGTTAACGTTAGCAACATATAATTTAAGAGATTGGCATAGCATTCTTCTTGTTGCCCACTGGGGGCTACCATAAACAGCAGTAATAAGCCAAGGATTGGAGTTATTACTAGAGACTTTTAGGTGTACGAACTGTTTATGATGCTCTAGCACATCCACACTCCAAACAGAAGAATCCCAGAGACACCATATTCCGCCAGCATGACCCACTGCATCCACTAGAAAGGACTTGTCAAAGCCAATCTTGCCCCTAATTTGGTTGCCTCGAGCGCCACTCACATGAGTTTCTAAGAGAAAGAACATATTGGCTCCATGatgcggtattttataacccacacttactaaccggcaagtgcaccgggtcataccaagtaataccttacgtgagtaagggtcgatcccacgaggattgatggatcaagcaacaatgattgattgattgggttagttaggcaagcaaaaattggttttgagatgttcaaaaggtttaagttcgaacttagaatatcaaaaggatagacaattaaatgagttgggaataaaatgttgagaaagcagttaaggtttcagagttatctattttccagatttatttttatcactaactaatttaatcatgcaagatataatttcatggcaaactatatgtgactaggccctaattccttagaccttcctagtctcctttaaaattcattaattgccaattccttggtcaattaattccaattagagggtgatgatcaatctctagtttatatgccaaaagaattctaattatccaaaaataaagggattatatgtcacgtatcctgtgaaatacaaacaattagaaattcagtataatatgttttcaagctgttgttcaagtaaagagcttttccaagttttacaagaactcaattagaacatgggtcatacttccgttccacccatattcataaagtaaagagcaaaaacaattattgaaatataaatcaagacatgaattaaattagaaagatcaaacgaataaatccatacaaatagacagagctcctaaccttaacaatgaaggattagttgctcatggttcagagaagaaaaataagggttctggtaacaatctggtacctgtctaaatgtacagagttttctatttattactaatcctaataggtttaaaaataaaaaattaaaaataatcttttcctaaaagataagatttgaatttaaattcgaattaattaacagattttcagtttatgggtggggaccacttgatttgtccattctgcagcttctaatatgtattttctgggccggaAATTGAGTgaaaaacagtccagaaatcgTAACCAGCGTCATttgtatttttgcagatcgcgcatgtgacgcatccgcgtcatccacgcgttcgggTCAATTGTgtagattccagtccacgcgttcgcgtcaggcacgcgattgcgtcattgcgatttctccattccgtgcgatcgcgtgagccatgcgtccacgtCGGTCTTCGCtagtcatctctttggtttcttctttttctttgcagaAACTTCgtcaaatccctccgaatgctacctaaaataaataaaattgtacaaaactcaaaatagcatccatagtggctaaaatataattaattctaaattaaactcaacaatttagatgcaaatttactaggaaaagatagataagatgctcacgcatcacaacaccaaacttaaactgttgtttgtcctcaagcaaccaaaattaatATAAGCTcatgatgtgaatttgcatgagaatgagagttcgattaagctcatgtctctttttatagtggggtttataactataatcctgaataggtttggcatctcactctcctttgaatcaagaatgttattgtcattcagaattagaatccggatgatattatgaattctctgatctttacatttcagtttaatccttgaacacaacaaaatttactttaatttatttttctttggtgctttgcaccttgagtctagccgtgactttaaatgttttgtctcaagagttacttgacacagaaacaccacaagcacttaactggggaactctctttgagttctgatttttcttttaattactcccagacagtggtgctcaaagcctttggcatactctgttaaatgtaattgatctcgactctaagtgttctgtctcaaggattatttgacacaatcacaccacaagcatatgact from Arachis hypogaea cultivar Tifrunner chromosome 10, arahy.Tifrunner.gnm2.J5K5, whole genome shotgun sequence includes:
- the LOC112717239 gene encoding uncharacterized protein; its protein translation is MFFLLETHVSGARGNQIRGKIGFDKSFLVDAVGHAGGIWCLWDSSVWSVDVLEHHKQFVHLKVSSNNSNPWLITAVYGSPQWATRRMLCQSLKLYVANVNLPWCLVGDFNAMLHNHKKSGGALSNNHCACKEFQECVAACGLIDLGFAGWPYTWKRGNLVERLDRDLSNLEWQLAFPEAIVKHMPMLKSDHSPICLQLSPVSEQNRGRRPFCFLAALIMHPDFGNAVGASWNNQGSWAEGIVNFKNRIKEWNKSLFGDIFRQKHRILRRLQGFNSSLGHSHNSYLDKLQKELWVEYE